One genomic window of Candidatus Rokuibacteriota bacterium includes the following:
- a CDS encoding ABC transporter ATP-binding protein, which produces MTRPRYTLLWRLAPYLKPYWRILVVGTLLALLVSAAEGLIAWLVKPAMDDIFLKRDLLMLKLLPLALLGAYLLKGAGRFGQSYLMAAVGERVIARIRRELYGHIQGMPLAFFKSLHSAELMARVVTDVNRLARLSSTVLVMAVRQVGTIVALLVVMFMREWVLTLIAVAVFPAVAVTIRALGRRLYRINKRSQEKIAELNVVLQESFTGTKIVKAFGRERLEQERFDGVNERLLRLALKDHRTDQLSEPLMEVLGAVGIMGALWYGGYRVIAGALTPGEFFSFTAAVILLYGPVRQLSRMANTVQQSLGSVERVFEILDTEHAIADAPGAHALEGFRDRIVFEAASFRYPDAETDALTDISLTVRKDEMVAFVGLSGAGKTTLMDLLPRFHDVSAGRITIDGHDLRQVTVASLRALMGIVTQETFLFHDSLEYNIGYGRPGATREEVEHAARLAQAHDFVAVLPQGYATRVGERGVRLSGGQRQRIAIARAFLKDPPILILDEATSDLDAESEFLVQQALAELMKRRTVLVIAHRLATVRNADRVVVVHGGRIAEMGRHDELMAREDGIYRRLAALQMLDAPVSG; this is translated from the coding sequence GTGACCCGCCCGCGCTACACGCTCCTCTGGCGCCTGGCGCCGTACCTCAAGCCGTACTGGCGGATCCTGGTGGTGGGCACGCTGCTGGCGCTCCTCGTCTCCGCCGCGGAGGGGCTGATCGCCTGGCTGGTGAAGCCGGCCATGGACGACATCTTCCTCAAGCGCGACCTCCTGATGCTCAAGCTGCTCCCGCTGGCCCTGCTGGGCGCTTACCTGCTCAAGGGCGCGGGACGCTTCGGCCAGTCCTACCTCATGGCCGCGGTGGGCGAGCGGGTCATCGCACGGATCCGGCGCGAGCTGTACGGCCACATCCAGGGCATGCCCCTGGCCTTCTTCAAGTCGCTGCACTCGGCGGAGCTGATGGCGCGGGTCGTCACGGACGTCAACCGCCTGGCCCGGCTGTCCTCCACGGTGCTCGTCATGGCCGTGCGCCAGGTGGGCACCATCGTCGCGCTCCTCGTGGTGATGTTCATGCGCGAGTGGGTCCTGACGCTCATCGCAGTGGCGGTGTTCCCGGCGGTGGCCGTGACCATTCGGGCCCTCGGCCGCCGGCTCTACCGGATCAACAAGCGCTCGCAGGAGAAGATCGCCGAGCTCAACGTGGTGCTCCAGGAGTCCTTCACCGGCACCAAGATCGTCAAGGCCTTCGGGCGGGAGCGGCTCGAGCAGGAGCGCTTCGACGGCGTGAACGAGCGCCTGCTCCGGCTGGCCCTCAAGGACCACCGCACCGATCAGCTCTCGGAGCCGCTCATGGAGGTCCTGGGAGCGGTGGGGATCATGGGGGCGCTGTGGTACGGCGGCTACCGGGTCATCGCCGGCGCGCTGACCCCCGGCGAGTTCTTCTCCTTCACCGCGGCCGTGATCCTCCTCTACGGGCCGGTGCGCCAGCTCTCCCGCATGGCCAACACGGTGCAGCAGTCCCTGGGCTCGGTGGAGCGCGTCTTCGAGATCCTGGACACCGAGCACGCCATCGCGGACGCGCCCGGCGCGCATGCGCTCGAGGGCTTCCGGGACCGCATCGTCTTCGAGGCCGCCTCCTTCCGGTACCCGGACGCGGAGACGGACGCGCTCACCGACATCTCCCTCACCGTGCGGAAGGACGAGATGGTGGCCTTCGTGGGTCTGTCGGGGGCGGGCAAGACGACCCTCATGGACCTCCTCCCCCGCTTCCACGACGTCTCGGCTGGGCGCATCACCATCGACGGTCACGACCTGCGGCAGGTGACCGTCGCCTCGCTCCGGGCCCTCATGGGCATCGTGACCCAGGAGACCTTCCTCTTCCACGACTCGCTCGAGTACAACATCGGCTACGGCAGGCCGGGGGCCACGCGCGAGGAGGTGGAACACGCGGCCCGGCTCGCCCAGGCCCACGACTTCGTCGCGGTCCTGCCGCAGGGCTACGCCACCCGGGTCGGCGAGCGCGGGGTCAGGCTCTCCGGCGGGCAGCGCCAGCGCATCGCCATCGCGCGCGCGTTCCTCAAGGACCCGCCCATCCTGATCCTCGACGAGGCGACCTCCGATCTCGACGCCGAGAGCGAGTTCCTGGTGCAGCAGGCGCTGGCCGAGCTGATGAAGCGTCGCACCGTGCTCGTCATCGCTCACCGGCTCGCCACCGTGCGCAACGCCGACCGGGTCGTGGTGGTCCACGGCGGGCGCATCGCGGAGATGGGCCGCCACGATGAGCTGATGGCGCGCGAGGACGGCATCTACCGCCGCCTCGCCGCGCTGCAGATGCTCGACGCGCCCGTCTCCGGCTGA